DNA from Alphaproteobacteria bacterium SS10:
TGCGCCAGCTGCGCCTGGGTCCAGGCGCCCTGCAGGATATCGCCCAGGAGTACGAGGACAATTGACGGCGGAATGATCTGCCCCAGCGTACCGGAGGCGCAGATTGTGCCCGTGGCAATCTTTGGGTCATAGCCAGCCTTCAGCATGGCAGGCAGGCTCAACAGGCCCATGGTGACCACGGTGGCGCCCACAATACCGGTGGAGGCCGCCAGCAGCATGCCGACAAAGATAACCGAGAGGCCCAGGCCGCCCCGTATCTCACCAAACAACTGCCCCATCACCTGAAGCAGGTTTTCAGCAATCTTCGAGCGTTCCAGCATCACGCCCATAAAGACGAACAGCGGTACGGCGACCAGCACCTCATTCACCATCACGCCGTAATAGCGGGAGGGCAAACCACCGAAGATACTGAGGCGGAATACGGTGCCCGTCACCTCAACACCAAACACACCGAGGATGTCCGGCATGAAATGGCCCAGGAAGGCAAAGGCAAGCGCGGTACCGGCCAGAGAGAACGCAACCGGGAAGCCAGCCATCAACACACCGCAAGCGGTGAGGAACATAACAACGGCTAGGATTTCACCAATCAGAATATGATCCATGGCGCCTAAATCCCCTCATGCTCTTCAGCGGGCGGGGCGAATTCCGGGTGGTTGGTGAGCACCAGAATTGAACGCGCCATCATGGATATCGCCTGCATCATTGTGAGGGCGACAAACACCAGCAACATGGATTTCAACAGGAAGAGACCTGGCAGGCCGCCAGCCTCACGGGATTCCTCAAGCTTCTCCCAGCTATCAGCCACGTAAGGGTAGGAGTAGTAGCCGATGACGCAGAGCACGGGGATCAGGAGGAACAGGCAACCAAACAGGTTCACCTTGGCCTGATACTTTGGAGAGGCGCCGCGATAGAAGATATCGACCCGCACATGGCCATCATGAAGCAGCGTATACCCCGCCCCCACCATGAAGGTAATGCCATGCATCCAAACATAGCTTTCCTGCAGCTTCACGTAGTTCTCACGCAGCCAAATCAGCGGCCCACCGAAGAGGAAGGCGAACCACTCCGCCTCCAACCACGGGTCCATATTGGCTAGGATTGCGTAGCGGAGGACGACGACGAAGCAGGTCATTAAGACCATGCCCAGCATCAGCCAGGACACACCACGACCAATACGGTCGTTCATGCCATCGATGAATTTGACGAGTAAGGCGAGGAACCCGGTCATGCCGCGCGTTCCGCCAATTAGCTGGCGCTAGGCGGGCTGGTTGGACGGTCTGAGGTTAGCTGCCAAACACCATAGATGGTGGCAATTGCTAGCAGAGTCTTAAGCACGGTACCGAGCCAGAAGCTGCTCACATTGTAGGCCAACGCGGCAGAGATACCGCCATCCATGAACCCTGCACCGCCGAGCCAAAGGATGCCTGGGATAAAGACCAGGAGATGGGCAACGGTCATGCCGACCACGACGGACACAAGGCGCATACCGCCGCGAACCTGGCTGGCAGCACCAGCAACAGCAGCGGCCATCAGGAAGCCAAGCAGATAACCACCGGTTGGGCCCATCATATAGGCGAGGCCGATACCCTTCTCAGGCGTGCCAGCGAAGACCGGCATGCCAACGGCACCCTGTGCCAGGTAAAGGGCAACCATAGACAACCCAACACGCCAACCGGCCAGGCCAGCCAGTGCGAGGATTGCATAGGTCTGCATCGTCATTGGAACCGGCCACATCGGCACCTGCACCTTAGCGGAGATCCACAGCAGCTGGGCGCCAACGATGGTCAGCAGCACAGCGCGGATGGTCTGGCCCTTCACATCATCACCAACCGGGATCAGACGATCCATCAGGGTGGTGGTTGCGGGTGCGATGGCCAGCGTGCTCATGGGGGTGCTCATGGGCCTAATTCCTCAATCTCATTTCTATCGGCGTTAAACGCCAGTTGTTCGTTGGCCCATTGGAGTAACCGCAGGGCCGATCATGTGCAACAGGCTTTGCAGCCCAGAAGCAGGTTTAAGAAAACTTGTTAGAACGCGGGAAGCCCGTCGGCACCATGCGCCCGGCCTGTGCCCGCTTACCAATCCAGGTGCGGAAGTCAGGTTCGGTGCGGATACCATCGCCCCGCTTCCATTGCAGGCCCTCTTCAGCCTTCATTGTCGCGATGTCCGATAGCTGGCCATCCTTGTACCGCTGGAGGATTACCCCCCTGCCCTTGGCAAGCTCTGGCAGCTCATCCAATGCGAAGATCAGTAACTTCCGGTTGGTGCCAACCACGGCGACGTGATCCGCGCCCTCATCAATCGGCAGACAGATGGCAGCCTCGGTTGCGCCCGAAACATTCATGACCTGCTTACCGGTCTTGGTTTGGGCCAGCACATCCTTCTCAGCAACCCGGAAGCCACGACCGTCTGAAGCGGCCAGAATCAAATGACGCTCAGGATCATGGGGACGCATGGCGACGATATCGGCATCATTCGGCAGATCGACAATCAGCCTGATCGGCTCACCATAGCCGCGGCCGGGTGGCAGCTTATCGACGCCAACCGTGTAGAACCGGCCATTGGTGCCAAAGATGACAAGCCGGTCCGTCGTCTCCGCATGAATTGCGAAGCGCGCACGGTCCCCCTCCTTAAAGCGGAGGTCATTGGCATTTGCGATATGCCCCTTCACCGCGCGGATCCAGCCCTTGTTGGAACAGACCACCGTCACCGGCTCCCGCTCCACCATGGCTTCAACAGGTACCTCATCAAATACTGGGGCAGAACCAATCACCGTCCGGCGCGCACCCAGCTCGGTATCCGTGCCAAACTCCTTCTGCAACGCTTTGATTTGTTTAGAGATAACGGTCCAGCGGCGATTCGGCTTTTCTAAGAGATCGGATAGGTCCGCCTGCTCTTCACTCAGCGCATCATGCTCTTTCCGGATCTCCATTTCCTCAAGCTTACGCAACGCACGAAGGCGCATATTGAGGATGGCCTCAGCCTGCACATCAGTCAGATCGAAGGTTGCGATCAACGACGCTTTGGCATCGTCCTCTTCCCGGATGATGCGGATCACCTCATCGAGGTTGAGATAGGCAATCAGGTAACCGCCCAATACCTCTAGGCGATGGGCGATCTTATCCAACCGGTGCCGGGTCCGGCGGATCAAAACCTCATGACGGTGATCGAGGTAGTTGAGCAGCACTTCACGCAGGCTCATCACCCGCGGTACACGCCCATCCTCAAGCACATTCATGTTGAGCGAGTACCGGTTCTCTAGGTCGGTGTGCCGGTACAAGCTCTCCATCAACATCTCAGCTTCGACATTGCGAGAGCGTGGGACGATGACGATGCGCACATCTTCCGCCGACTCATCACGGATATCGTCGAGCAGCGGCAGCTTCCGCTCATTTAACAAATCGGCGATCCGCTCAATCAGCTTGGCCTTCTGAACCTGATACGGGATCTCAGTGATGACGATCTGGTACTGACCCTGGCCGAGGGCCTCTTTCTCCCATTTCGCGCGGAGCCGGAAACCACCCCGGCCCGTCTCATAGGCGTGAAGAATATTCTCTGGATCCTCAACCAGCGTGCCGCCGGTCGGGAAATCAGGGCCAGGGATCAGCTGTTGCAGGGTCGCTGTATCAGTGTTGCGGCTCTTAATCAGGGCCAGCAGGCCGTCACACAGCTCAGCAACATTGAAGGGCGGGATGTTCGTTGCCATCCCCACCGCGATACCCGAGGCGCCATTGGCCAACAGGTTCGGGAAGGCGGCAGGCAGGACAATCGGCTCTTTGCCCTCACCGTCATAGGTCTCACGGAAATCGACGGCATCTTCATCAATGCCTTCGAGCATCAACTCAGCAACGCGGGTTAGGCGCGCTTCGGTGTACCGCATGGCGGCTGCGTTATCGCCGTCGATATTGCCGAAGTTGCCCTGACCATCGACCAGCGGGTAACGCTGGGCAAAGTCCTGGGCCAGGCGAACCATGGCCTCATAAACGGCGCTATCACCATGGGGGTGATACTTACCGATCACGTCACCAACGACGCGGGCAGATTTCTTGGGTGAGGTCTTCGGCCCAAGCTGCAGCTGGCTCATCGCGAAAAGCAGGCGCCGATGCACCGGCTTCATGCCATCGCGCACATCCGGCAGCGATCGCGAGGTGATGGTGGAGAGCGCATAGGCGAGATACTTCTCACTCAATAGATCGCCAAAGGCACGCTCGATCACATTATCCATGGGCGGGCAGTCACTTAACTTCGGAACAGGACGCCCAGACGGCACATTTAGTCGTCAGGCGCGTCGACCGTACCAGATGTGCCAGCAAATCTGGAATAGCTATCTTGGAAGCGAATGCGTGCTACGGGCAATGGCCTGTTAGTAACATCGAACACATGCTTCTGAAGGAAGTGTGCGGTCAGGCGTAACCCCTCAACCACCCGCTCTGGTGAGGCATCACCTTGGCCGATCAGGAAGCCGGGCAGCGGCAGCAGTCGCTCTTTATATGGCCCCGCACCCTCCGCTGAGACGGCACGGCCGGATTTTGGGCTTACAAAACAGAGGTTTTCGGTTGAGCCCGTCGCCGCGCATTTCGTTAGATCAAGGCCGAAGCCGAGGCTCTCAAGCAGCTTGGTTTCCCATTTGATCAGGACGGGCGCCCAGAACTCGCCATCGAAGGTGTTCAGCAACGCCTCGGTCGCGAAGAACACATCCTCATGCGGTTCACGTTCCGGCAGCGCTTCCTGGGCGAGTGAACAAACCGCCTGCAACCCGGCAAGGCGAAGTGGTTCATCAAGCAATTCAGCTGCAAATTGCCGTGTCGATTCGAGTTGCCAATTGCCCAAATGGTCGGCCAAACGCGCCTGCCAATGGGCCTGAACCATGGTGCCGGGCTCGCTTAACCCCCGGCGACGACTGGACTGGGCGCCATGCAACATCCCGGCAAAGCGTCCCTGTTCCTGGCATAGAACATGGATAACGGCCCCACTCTCCCCATGGGGGCGTGCCGCTAGGACAATGCCGCGATCGCTCCACTCAATCATTGGGGCACCCAAGCACGACGTTCATTACCCGCTACTCTCCGCCAACTCCGCCGCCACCGGTTGTTTGCCAAAAGGGGCGAGCGACAGAAGGAAACAAGCGCCAAAGAGGATCGCGATCAAATAGAACATTGAGGGGGCAGAGATGAACTGCACCACCGCA
Protein-coding regions in this window:
- a CDS encoding TRAP transporter small permease subunit: MTGFLALLVKFIDGMNDRIGRGVSWLMLGMVLMTCFVVVLRYAILANMDPWLEAEWFAFLFGGPLIWLRENYVKLQESYVWMHGITFMVGAGYTLLHDGHVRVDIFYRGASPKYQAKVNLFGCLFLLIPVLCVIGYYSYPYVADSWEKLEESREAGGLPGLFLLKSMLLVFVALTMMQAISMMARSILVLTNHPEFAPPAEEHEGI
- the parC gene encoding DNA topoisomerase IV subunit A, which encodes MDNVIERAFGDLLSEKYLAYALSTITSRSLPDVRDGMKPVHRRLLFAMSQLQLGPKTSPKKSARVVGDVIGKYHPHGDSAVYEAMVRLAQDFAQRYPLVDGQGNFGNIDGDNAAAMRYTEARLTRVAELMLEGIDEDAVDFRETYDGEGKEPIVLPAAFPNLLANGASGIAVGMATNIPPFNVAELCDGLLALIKSRNTDTATLQQLIPGPDFPTGGTLVEDPENILHAYETGRGGFRLRAKWEKEALGQGQYQIVITEIPYQVQKAKLIERIADLLNERKLPLLDDIRDESAEDVRIVIVPRSRNVEAEMLMESLYRHTDLENRYSLNMNVLEDGRVPRVMSLREVLLNYLDHRHEVLIRRTRHRLDKIAHRLEVLGGYLIAYLNLDEVIRIIREEDDAKASLIATFDLTDVQAEAILNMRLRALRKLEEMEIRKEHDALSEEQADLSDLLEKPNRRWTVISKQIKALQKEFGTDTELGARRTVIGSAPVFDEVPVEAMVEREPVTVVCSNKGWIRAVKGHIANANDLRFKEGDRARFAIHAETTDRLVIFGTNGRFYTVGVDKLPPGRGYGEPIRLIVDLPNDADIVAMRPHDPERHLILAASDGRGFRVAEKDVLAQTKTGKQVMNVSGATEAAICLPIDEGADHVAVVGTNRKLLIFALDELPELAKGRGVILQRYKDGQLSDIATMKAEEGLQWKRGDGIRTEPDFRTWIGKRAQAGRMVPTGFPRSNKFS
- a CDS encoding biotin transporter BioY translates to MSTPMSTLAIAPATTTLMDRLIPVGDDVKGQTIRAVLLTIVGAQLLWISAKVQVPMWPVPMTMQTYAILALAGLAGWRVGLSMVALYLAQGAVGMPVFAGTPEKGIGLAYMMGPTGGYLLGFLMAAAVAGAASQVRGGMRLVSVVVGMTVAHLLVFIPGILWLGGAGFMDGGISAALAYNVSSFWLGTVLKTLLAIATIYGVWQLTSDRPTSPPSAS
- the recO gene encoding DNA repair protein RecO, encoding MEWSDRGIVLAARPHGESGAVIHVLCQEQGRFAGMLHGAQSSRRRGLSEPGTMVQAHWQARLADHLGNWQLESTRQFAAELLDEPLRLAGLQAVCSLAQEALPEREPHEDVFFATEALLNTFDGEFWAPVLIKWETKLLESLGFGLDLTKCAATGSTENLCFVSPKSGRAVSAEGAGPYKERLLPLPGFLIGQGDASPERVVEGLRLTAHFLQKHVFDVTNRPLPVARIRFQDSYSRFAGTSGTVDAPDD